TTCGATCCGGCCTTCCTTGACTGTTCCACCCGTTCCGCAGGCCTTCTGCATCTTCTTCGCGAGCTGTTCCTTTTCAGGCAGTCCAATGCCAACGAAGCCTTGCACCACAGTCACCGTCTTGCCCCCGCGATGTGCCGTTTGGCGAAGGATGTCCACACGTCCGCGACTCTTCTTCCTGACGACAATCGGTTCGTCGGGTGGCCCAGGCGGCAAGCCTGTATTGTCCAATCCCGCGAATGGGTTCTGCCCAAATTGCTGATCACTGGACATATCGAAATCGATGAATTGTGCGCGCCATTCACTTCGACTGGCACTGCGGACAGATGCCGAAGAACTCCAGGCGATGTGTCACGGCTTTGTATCCATTGGCTTCCGCGATGCGATCTTCGAGCGAATCCATGGGACATTCCTCGAGTTCCACCACGCCCGAGCAACCCGTGCAGACGAGATGATGATGGTGACCGTCGTCACCCTCCTCCAGCAATTCAAAGCGCGCAACCCCGTCGGCAAAGACATAGCGCTTCACCATGCCTGTCTTTTCCAACACATGCATGGAGCGGTAGACGGTCGCGATGTCGCAATCCCCGGAGCGCATCGCGCCGAAGATTTCGCGGATGGACAATGGATGCTGTTGTTCGCGAAGAATTCCGAGGACAGCCTGGCGCGGGCCGGTCAGCTTGTGCGAGCGGCGGCGCAAACGATCGGCGAGTTCCGGCAACGCTGCGCGCCGATGATGTCGATGCGTTCCCATTTCAGTGGAGCATCACAGTGACGACGCCCAGGACCGTGCCCAGGATGATTGCCGCCAGCTTGCCCGTGTGGATTTTATGGGCATCGCTGCTTTCGAAGAGAATGGTCGTGGAGATGTGCATGAAGATGCCGATGACGATTGCCATCAATTCTCGCGAATGGTCGGCCAGCCAGATGAAATGTCCGCTCAGGAACATTCCGATTGGCGCCATGGCGGCGAAGAGCGCGAGCACGCCGAGGGCGCGGTTTCGCGGCAGGCCCCAGTGCAACAACATCCCGAGCAACGCGATCGAGACGGGGAAATTGTGCACCACGATGCTGAGCAGCAGCAGATGGCGAGACTCGGGGTTGTAGGTCGTGAGGGGATTCCCCAGCGCGAGGGCCTCGACGAACGCGTGAATGCACAGGCCCGCGACGACACCGTAAGGCGCATGGCCGTGCAGGTGATGCGAATGGCCATGTTCAATTCCCATCGAGATGAAATCCAGCGCCAGCTGGACGAAGAAACCCCCGAGCATGAGCGCGCCGAGCAGCAACGCGTATTGTTCCATGCTGCGGGGGGCCTTGGGTTCGCCATGCACATGCGAGTCGCCTGGTGGGTGCTCGTGGTCGTGCGCCTGTTCCGTGATCCGCTGCTCCGTTGCCGAACGATCATGATCATGATCGTGATACAGTTCCGGGAGCAGGTGGAGCAAGGTGAGGCTCAGCAAAAAGGCGCCCGTGAAGGAGTTGAGGACCTTGACATGGCGGGGCTCATGGAGCTTGAATGCGAAGACCACCACGGCGCCCAGCACAATGCTGGATAGGAGAATGATGTATTCCATAACGGACCCAGGGCAGGCGCAGGATGCAGCCGGGAAAAGTCGAATTGCAAATCATTTGCAATTCACGGCAAAGAAAAACCCGCAAGCGGGAAGGCTTGCGGGTGTGGGGAAACTTACTTCATCAGCAGCATCT
Above is a window of Verrucomicrobiia bacterium DNA encoding:
- a CDS encoding Fur family transcriptional regulator, which encodes MGTHRHHRRAALPELADRLRRRSHKLTGPRQAVLGILREQQHPLSIREIFGAMRSGDCDIATVYRSMHVLEKTGMVKRYVFADGVARFELLEEGDDGHHHHLVCTGCSGVVELEECPMDSLEDRIAEANGYKAVTHRLEFFGICPQCQSK
- a CDS encoding ZIP family metal transporter; the encoded protein is MEYIILLSSIVLGAVVVFAFKLHEPRHVKVLNSFTGAFLLSLTLLHLLPELYHDHDHDRSATEQRITEQAHDHEHPPGDSHVHGEPKAPRSMEQYALLLGALMLGGFFVQLALDFISMGIEHGHSHHLHGHAPYGVVAGLCIHAFVEALALGNPLTTYNPESRHLLLLSIVVHNFPVSIALLGMLLHWGLPRNRALGVLALFAAMAPIGMFLSGHFIWLADHSRELMAIVIGIFMHISTTILFESSDAHKIHTGKLAAIILGTVLGVVTVMLH
- a CDS encoding translation initiation factor; the protein is MSSDQQFGQNPFAGLDNTGLPPGPPDEPIVVRKKSRGRVDILRQTAHRGGKTVTVVQGFVGIGLPEKEQLAKKMQKACGTGGTVKEGRIEIQGDQRQKVAEILTEAGFRPVFAGG